Genomic segment of Kibdelosporangium phytohabitans:
AGACGTCAGCCAACGGCGACATCGTGGTCGGCGAGGACCAGTTGCGCGCGGTCGCGGCCGCCAGCCGCGGCAGTGAGTCGTTCGTGCACAAGGTCGACGAGATGCTGGGTGCCTCGTGGGACGAGGCACTGGAGCCTTTCCGGCGTGCCGGTGACGGCGCGCCAGTGACATGGCTTCACCGTGTCGGCTGATCCATGGCACTCTTCTGGCTGTGCAATCAGGTAGGGGGCAGCGCGGGCCACGTGTATGGGTGGCCGCGCTGATCGTTGTCGTCATCGCGGCGGCCGGCGGGTACTTCGTGCGTGAGCTGTACCGGCAACCGCCGACGCACAAGACCGTGCAGGAGGAGCCCACGCAGCCGAGCACCCCGGTGCCGGTCGACCAGCAACCAGGCTCAGGTCAGGTCAAGGCGCGCCAGGAGTTCGCCGAACACCCGCTGCAGGGGCAGATCTGGCCCATGCTGCAGGCGCATTTCGACTCGATCAACCATCGGGACTACCAGAAGTGGCGTTCCACCGTCACCCGGGAGCGGGCCGTCAACTTCCCCGAGCAGAAGTGGCTGGAGGACTACCGGACCACCAGGGACGGCAGCATCCTGGTGCACCGGATCGACTCGGCGCCGGACCGCAAACTGCGGGTGATGGTCAGCTTCACCAGCACCCAGGACATCGTCGACGCGCCGCCCGAGCTGCCGAAGGAGTGCATCCGCTGGCACATCGTCCTGCCGCTGACCAGGGAGGACAACAAGTGGAAGATCGACATCGGGCCTGAGGGGTCGTCGCCGCGGCACGAGGAGTGCGGCGCCGCGCCGTCAGTGAACTGACGCCAGCGCAGTCAACCCGGTGACCAGCAGGTCCAGTTCGGCTTCGGTGCGCCCGTCGGTGAGCTTGTCCTGGCTCAGGCCGTCCACGCTGGCCAGGCACAGCGACGCCGCCCGCGCGCCGACCGCCCGTGCCACGACGAGCACCGCCGACGTTTCCATGTCGACGGCTTTGACGCCGTAGCGGCCCAGTTCTTCCATCCGGGCTCGCGTTTCGGCGCCTCTGGCGGGCTCGGCGGCGAACATCTCGGTGTAGAAGCCGTCGTAGGACGCGATCAGCCCCGTGGTCCACGGGCGTGACCCGGCGGCCAGCGCCGAGCGCAGGGCCGTGTTCATCTCGTGGTCGGCGATCGCCGGGAAACCGGGTGGCAAATATGTGCCACTCGTGGACTCGTTGCGGACCGCGCCCTCGGCGAGCACCAGCGACCCCAGC
This window contains:
- a CDS encoding nucleoside phosphorylase; protein product: MADSTERAWFLRCAADEVADRAVLVGDRGRVTKAATLLDDARVLNEDRGLSAVTGTYQGQTVTVAAFGMGAPIAGVVLHELAMLGVRRFLRLGTVLGIGGTGLGSLVLAEGAVRNESTSGTYLPPGFPAIADHEMNTALRSALAAGSRPWTTGLIASYDGFYTEMFAAEPARGAETRARMEELGRYGVKAVDMETSAVLVVARAVGARAASLCLASVDGLSQDKLTDGRTEAELDLLVTGLTALASVH